One segment of Setaria viridis chromosome 4, Setaria_viridis_v4.0, whole genome shotgun sequence DNA contains the following:
- the LOC117853864 gene encoding ricin B-like lectin R40C1 produces MAPPSGSRIRATAAATTGRSCNGATSPMPAAGTPSTPCKADEGFSVAVRDEHQHWIEDTRSGDIIKDEDGYAAFALINRATGHAIKKSDEAREGPVMLVPYDLHHLDKSVLWSKSGDMMHDFHYIRMVDSICLNLDICEEGRHDKYYKGVQDGTKVMLSYWCDEGV; encoded by the exons ATGGCGCCACCATCAGGCTCTCGGATTCGTGCGACGGCGGCAGCCACCACTGGAAGATCCTGCAATGGTGCGACGAGCCCTATGCCGGCGGCGGGCACGCCGAGCACCCCTTGCAAGGCCGATGAGGGCTTCAGCGTCGCCGTCCGCGACGAGCACCAGCACTGGATCGAGGACACGAGGTCCGGAGACATAATCAAGGACGAGGATGGCTACGCAGCTTTCGCCCTCATCAACAGGGCCACCGGCCATGCCATCAAGAAATCTGATGAAGCCAGGGAAGGCCCT GTAATGCTTGTTCCATATGACCTGCACCACCTAGACAAGTCAGTGTTGTGGTCGAAGAGTGGTGACATGATGCATGACTTCCATTACATCCGCATGGTCGATAGCATCTGCCTCAACTTGGACATCTGTGAGGAAGGCCGCCACGACAAATACTACAAAGGGGTGCAAGATGGCACCAAGGTCATGCTCTCTTATTGGTGCGACGAGGGTGTGTAA